The following proteins are co-located in the Chlorocebus sabaeus isolate Y175 chromosome 21, mChlSab1.0.hap1, whole genome shotgun sequence genome:
- the ASNS gene encoding asparagine synthetase [glutamine-hydrolyzing] isoform X1: MCGIWALFGSDDCLSVQCLSAMKIAHRGPDAFRFENVNGYTNCCFGFHRLAVVDPLFGMQPIRVKKYPYLWLCYNGEIYNYKKMQHHFEFEYQTNVDGEIILHLYDKGGIEQTICMLDGVFAFVLLDTANKKVFLGRDTYGVRPLFKAMTEDGFLAVCSEAKGLVTLKHSTTPFLKVEPFLPGHYEVLDLKPNGKVASVEMVKYHHCRDEPLHALYDNVDKLFPGFEIETVKNNLRILFNNAVKKRLMTDRRIGCLLSGGLDSSLVAATLLKQLKEAQVQYPLQTFAIGMEDSPDLLAARKVANHIGSEHYEVLFNSEEGIQALDEVIFSLETYDITTVRASVGMYLISKYIRKNTDNVVIFSGEGSDELTQGYIYFHKAPSPEEAEEESERLLRELYLFDVLRADRTTAAHGLELRVPFLDHRFSSYYLSLPPEMRTPKNGIEKHLLRETFEESNLIPKEILWRPKEAFSDGITSVKNSWFKILQEYVEHQVDDAMMANAAQKFPFNTPKTKEGYYYRQIFERHYPGRADWLSHYWMPKWINATDPSARTLTHYKSAAKA; the protein is encoded by the exons ATGTGTGGCATTTGGGCCCTGTTTGGCAGTGACGACTGCCTTTCTGTTCAGTGTCTGAGTGCTATGAAGATTGCACACAGAGGGCCAGATGCATTCCGTTTTGAGAATGTCAATGGATACACCAACTGCTGCTTTGGATTTCACCGATTGGCAGTAGTTGATCCGCTGTTTGGAATGCAGCCAATTCGAGTGAAGAAATATCCGTATTTGTGGCTCTGTTACAATGGTGAAATCTACAACTATAAGAAG ATGCAACACCATTTTGAATTTGAATACCAGACCAACGTGGATGGTGAGATAATCCTTCATCTTTATGACAAAGGAGGAATTGAGCAAACAATTTGTATGTTGGATGGTGTGTTTGCATTTGTTTTACTGGATACTGCCAATAAGAAAGTGTTCCTGGGCAGAGATACATACGGAGTCAGACCTTTGTTTAAAGCAATGACAGAAGATGGATTTTTGGCTGTATGTTCAGAAGCTAAAG GTCTTGTTACATTGAAACACTCCACGACTCCCTTTTTAAAAGTGGAGCCTTTTCTTCCTGGACACTATGAAGTTTTGGATTTAAAGCCAAATGGCAAAGTTGCTTCTGTGGAAATGGTTAAATATCATCACTGTCGGGATGAACCCCTGCACGCCCTCTATGACAATGTGGACAAACTCTTTCCAG GTTTTGAGATAGAAACTGTGAAGAACAACCTCAGGATCCTTTTTAATAATGCTGTAAAGAAACGTTTGATGACAGACAGAAGGATTGGCTGCCTTTTATCAG GGGGCTTGGACTCCAGCTTGGTTGCTGCCACCCTGTTGAAGCAGCTGAAAGAGGCCCAAGTACAGTATCCTCTCCAGACATTTGCAATTGGCATGGAAGACAGCCCGGATTTACTGGCTGCTAGAAAG GTGGCAAATCATATCGGAAGTGAACATTATGAAGTCCTTTTTAACTCTGAGGAAGGCATTCAGGCTCTGGATGAAGTCATATTTTCCTTGGAAACTTATGACATTACAACAGTTCGTGCTTCAGTAG GTATgtatttaatttccaagtataTTCGGAAGAACACAGATAACGTGGTGATCTTCTCTGGAGAAGGATCAGATGAACTTACGCAGGGTTACATATATTTTCACAAG GCTCCTTCTCCTGAAGAAGCCGAGGAGGAGAGTGAGAGACTTCTGAGGGAACTCTATTTGTTTGATGTCCTCCGCGCTGATCGAACTACTGCTGCCCACGG cCTTGAACTGAGAGTCCCATTTCTAGATCATCGATTTTCTTCTTATTACTTGTCTCTGCCACCAGAAATGAGAACTCCAAAG aATGGGATAGAAAAACATCTCCTGAGAGAGACATTTGAGGAGTCCAATCTGATACCCAAAGAGATTCTCTGGCGACCAAAAGAAGCCTTCAGTGATGGAATAACTTCAGTTAAGAATTCCTGGTTTAAGATTTTACAGGAATACGTTGAACATCAG GTTGATGATGCAATGATGGCAAATGCAGCCCAGAAATTTCCCTTCAATACTCCTAAAACCAAAGAAGGATATTACTACCGTCAAATCTTTGAACGCCATTACCCAGGCCGGGCTGACTGGCTGAGCCATTACTGGATGCCCAAGTGGATCAATGCCACTGACCCTTCTGCCCGCACACTGACCCACTACAAGTCAGCTGCCAAAGCTTAG
- the ASNS gene encoding asparagine synthetase [glutamine-hydrolyzing] isoform X2, whose product MCGIWALFGSDDCLSVQCLSAMKIAHRGPDAFRFENVNGYTNCCFGFHRLAVVDPLFGMQPIRVKKYPYLWLCYNGEIYNYKKMQHHFEFEYQTNVDGEIILHLYDKGGIEQTICMLDGVFAFVLLDTANKKVFLGRDTYGVRPLFKAMTEDGFLAVCSEAKGLVTLKHSTTPFLKVEPFLPGHYEVLDLKPNGKVASVEMVKYHHCRDEPLHALYDNVDKLFPGFEIETVKNNLRILFNNAVKKRLMTDRRIGCLLSGGLDSSLVAATLLKQLKEAQVQYPLQTFAIGMEDSPDLLAARKVANHIGSEHYEVLFNSEEGIQALDEVIFSLETYDITTVRASVGMYLISKYIRKNTDNVVIFSGEGSDELTQGYIYFHKAPSPEEAEEESERLLRELYLFDVLRADRTTAAHGLELRVPFLDHRFSSYYLSLPPEMRTPKNGIEKHLLRETFEESNLIPKEILWRPKEAFSDGITSVKNSWFKILQEYVEHQELHKN is encoded by the exons ATGTGTGGCATTTGGGCCCTGTTTGGCAGTGACGACTGCCTTTCTGTTCAGTGTCTGAGTGCTATGAAGATTGCACACAGAGGGCCAGATGCATTCCGTTTTGAGAATGTCAATGGATACACCAACTGCTGCTTTGGATTTCACCGATTGGCAGTAGTTGATCCGCTGTTTGGAATGCAGCCAATTCGAGTGAAGAAATATCCGTATTTGTGGCTCTGTTACAATGGTGAAATCTACAACTATAAGAAG ATGCAACACCATTTTGAATTTGAATACCAGACCAACGTGGATGGTGAGATAATCCTTCATCTTTATGACAAAGGAGGAATTGAGCAAACAATTTGTATGTTGGATGGTGTGTTTGCATTTGTTTTACTGGATACTGCCAATAAGAAAGTGTTCCTGGGCAGAGATACATACGGAGTCAGACCTTTGTTTAAAGCAATGACAGAAGATGGATTTTTGGCTGTATGTTCAGAAGCTAAAG GTCTTGTTACATTGAAACACTCCACGACTCCCTTTTTAAAAGTGGAGCCTTTTCTTCCTGGACACTATGAAGTTTTGGATTTAAAGCCAAATGGCAAAGTTGCTTCTGTGGAAATGGTTAAATATCATCACTGTCGGGATGAACCCCTGCACGCCCTCTATGACAATGTGGACAAACTCTTTCCAG GTTTTGAGATAGAAACTGTGAAGAACAACCTCAGGATCCTTTTTAATAATGCTGTAAAGAAACGTTTGATGACAGACAGAAGGATTGGCTGCCTTTTATCAG GGGGCTTGGACTCCAGCTTGGTTGCTGCCACCCTGTTGAAGCAGCTGAAAGAGGCCCAAGTACAGTATCCTCTCCAGACATTTGCAATTGGCATGGAAGACAGCCCGGATTTACTGGCTGCTAGAAAG GTGGCAAATCATATCGGAAGTGAACATTATGAAGTCCTTTTTAACTCTGAGGAAGGCATTCAGGCTCTGGATGAAGTCATATTTTCCTTGGAAACTTATGACATTACAACAGTTCGTGCTTCAGTAG GTATgtatttaatttccaagtataTTCGGAAGAACACAGATAACGTGGTGATCTTCTCTGGAGAAGGATCAGATGAACTTACGCAGGGTTACATATATTTTCACAAG GCTCCTTCTCCTGAAGAAGCCGAGGAGGAGAGTGAGAGACTTCTGAGGGAACTCTATTTGTTTGATGTCCTCCGCGCTGATCGAACTACTGCTGCCCACGG cCTTGAACTGAGAGTCCCATTTCTAGATCATCGATTTTCTTCTTATTACTTGTCTCTGCCACCAGAAATGAGAACTCCAAAG aATGGGATAGAAAAACATCTCCTGAGAGAGACATTTGAGGAGTCCAATCTGATACCCAAAGAGATTCTCTGGCGACCAAAAGAAGCCTTCAGTGATGGAATAACTTCAGTTAAGAATTCCTGGTTTAAGATTTTACAGGAATACGTTGAACATCAG GAATTACATAAGAATTAA